A single genomic interval of bacterium harbors:
- a CDS encoding GNAT family N-acetyltransferase has translation MTVARTDFSDRELLSWWQSAYDNNRLLRNTFFQSPTWNHGWHRCFVENDARRELLLLRIDDSHGIAAVAPLFLQQRRTAGFAVWRYVLFLADRLAQYTDLVTTRSDVAELWKVVRSWIAAELPDTWIQLHDILPESSAKTAGIHPDEILHGDPYLRLVLEGRDEDSFLQHCAPHMQREISRARRRFEAETDLTWEAVSSPTPALVESLISLNRARFGSASWFEAAQARDFFHSVCARAGSDVLFTVLRHRSAVIHVMCSYVHDSEMLYVLSGMNEDWKRLSPGSMNLDLSIRHALRSGYRGFDFLRGDEAYKREFNPAERRSEHWVLHTGTSARRYRLATGLRRAAGIVQGGGA, from the coding sequence ATGACCGTTGCACGCACGGACTTCAGCGATCGCGAACTCCTCTCCTGGTGGCAGTCCGCGTATGACAACAATCGCCTGCTGCGCAACACCTTCTTTCAATCTCCCACCTGGAATCATGGCTGGCACCGGTGCTTCGTGGAAAATGACGCGCGGCGGGAACTTCTGCTGCTGCGGATTGACGACAGCCATGGTATCGCGGCTGTCGCGCCGCTGTTTCTGCAGCAGCGCAGGACGGCCGGATTCGCCGTCTGGCGCTATGTGCTTTTTCTCGCCGACAGGTTGGCGCAGTACACCGATCTCGTCACGACGCGAAGCGATGTGGCGGAACTGTGGAAGGTTGTCCGCTCCTGGATCGCTGCCGAGCTGCCTGATACGTGGATTCAGCTGCACGACATCCTGCCTGAATCCTCAGCAAAGACGGCGGGAATTCATCCCGATGAAATTCTGCATGGTGATCCGTACCTGCGGCTCGTTCTTGAAGGACGCGATGAGGATTCTTTCCTGCAGCACTGCGCACCGCATATGCAACGGGAGATTTCCCGCGCCCGCAGACGCTTTGAAGCGGAAACAGACCTGACCTGGGAAGCCGTTTCCTCACCAACTCCAGCACTCGTCGAATCACTCATCTCTCTGAACCGTGCCCGCTTCGGATCAGCATCATGGTTTGAAGCCGCACAGGCGCGGGATTTTTTTCACAGTGTCTGCGCCAGGGCGGGCAGTGATGTCCTGTTCACGGTCCTCCGTCATCGAAGCGCCGTCATTCATGTCATGTGCAGCTACGTCCACGACAGTGAAATGCTGTATGTGCTTTCTGGAATGAACGAGGATTGGAAACGGCTGAGTCCGGGAAGCATGAATCTCGACCTGAGCATCCGTCACGCCCTGCGCTCCGGATACCGCGGCTTCGACTTTCTGCGCGGTGACGAAGCATACAAGAGGGAATTCAATCCCGCAGAGCGACGCAGCGAGCACTGGGTATTGCATACAGGCACAAGTGCGCGGCGGTATCGGCTGGCGACAGGATTGCGCCGCGCCGCCGGTATCGTGCAGGGAGGAGGCGCATGA
- a CDS encoding GNAT family N-acetyltransferase, protein MKLFSRQSLRFYRRSCFPVVLLTGNPSYTILGADDFPWDAHPLQEFLGVYRERFARGDRALLGHDNGAIVFSAWICSGTLEIDELNYTWHIPEGDAVAYDCITMSEHRGKGIYTAALRRVSGLLAEEGVQHLWIYVDEANTASRRGIEHADFEYHGSITSRRILGRVSLEGSVPGVNA, encoded by the coding sequence ATGAAGCTGTTTTCCCGTCAGAGCCTGCGCTTCTACCGGCGAAGCTGTTTTCCCGTTGTGCTGCTGACGGGAAATCCATCCTATACGATACTCGGAGCGGATGATTTTCCATGGGACGCGCATCCATTGCAGGAGTTTCTCGGTGTGTACCGCGAACGTTTCGCGCGTGGGGATCGCGCGCTGCTCGGTCATGATAATGGCGCGATTGTATTCAGTGCCTGGATCTGTTCAGGTACCCTTGAGATCGATGAGCTCAACTACACGTGGCACATCCCGGAAGGGGACGCCGTTGCGTATGACTGCATCACCATGTCCGAACATCGTGGCAAGGGGATATACACTGCCGCGCTCAGGCGTGTAAGTGGACTGCTGGCAGAGGAGGGCGTGCAGCATCTCTGGATTTATGTCGATGAAGCGAACACGGCATCCCGGCGTGGCATTGAGCATGCGGACTTCGAATACCACGGCAGCATCACATCGCGGCGCATCCTAGGCCGCGTCTCGCTTGAGGGCAGCGTACCGGGAGTGAACGCATGA
- a CDS encoding PIG-L family deacetylase, producing MIGVRQLMDYFTGRRLRLRVRQIAALAGNSNVTVYPVPLVFDGPPQRVLVLTPHADDETFGMGGSLQLHRERGDDIHVLLFSDNAASIDAPGMATAEKISLRAEEFAAAMQAQGISSHQHLQLGNRDFEKDVYPEALFQCVIEKEPEVLYLPSLFDNHHDHRVLNIWLLRALRTPSGVRPLIRGFEVWSPLPATAVTDITQHIEIKRKAMRCYASQQEAIDYAHHIEGLNAYRAMTFGEKKTRYAEAFLELPADAYLDLVETTLLQ from the coding sequence ATGATCGGGGTTCGTCAGTTGATGGACTATTTCACGGGGCGCAGGCTGCGTCTGCGTGTGCGTCAGATCGCGGCGCTGGCCGGGAACAGCAATGTGACGGTGTACCCGGTTCCGCTTGTTTTCGACGGACCGCCGCAGCGGGTCCTTGTGCTCACGCCGCACGCCGATGACGAAACGTTCGGCATGGGTGGGAGCCTGCAGCTGCATCGTGAGAGGGGAGACGACATTCACGTCCTGCTCTTTTCCGACAATGCAGCATCCATCGACGCCCCCGGAATGGCGACCGCAGAGAAAATCTCCCTTCGGGCGGAAGAGTTTGCAGCGGCCATGCAGGCACAGGGGATTTCCTCGCATCAGCATTTGCAACTCGGGAACCGCGACTTCGAAAAGGACGTATACCCGGAAGCGCTTTTTCAGTGCGTGATTGAGAAAGAACCCGAGGTTTTGTATCTTCCTTCGTTATTCGATAATCACCATGATCATCGGGTGCTGAATATCTGGTTACTGCGGGCGTTACGGACACCGTCCGGCGTTCGCCCCCTTATCAGAGGATTCGAAGTCTGGAGTCCGCTTCCTGCAACTGCCGTTACTGATATCACGCAACACATCGAAATCAAGCGCAAGGCAATGCGCTGCTACGCGAGCCAGCAGGAGGCCATCGACTACGCGCATCACATTGAAGGACTCAATGCATACCGTGCGATGACATTTGGTGAGAAGAAGACGCGATACGCCGAAGCATTTCTTGAATTGCCTGCAGATGCGTATCTTGACCTCGTAGAAACAACATTGCTTCAGTAG